In Thermoanaerobacterium sp. PSU-2, one genomic interval encodes:
- a CDS encoding septum formation initiator family protein: MKQRRKMKLKPALLILFVVYILFTLVKQQITLNVLDKKLNAAITQVNAAEEENKKLNNQIKYIKTDEFIENEARQKLGLIKKGEIMFIDTAKDAQNSSN, translated from the coding sequence ATGAAACAAAGGAGAAAAATGAAGTTAAAACCTGCTCTTTTGATTCTTTTTGTTGTGTACATATTATTTACTCTTGTAAAGCAACAAATAACATTAAATGTGTTGGATAAAAAATTGAATGCAGCTATTACACAGGTAAATGCTGCTGAAGAGGAGAATAAAAAATTAAACAATCAGATAAAATATATAAAGACAGATGAATTTATCGAAAATGAAGCCAGGCAAAAATTAGGGCTTATCAAAAAAGGAGAGATAATGTTTATAGATACTGCTAAGGATGCACAAAATTCCTCGAATTAA
- the yabQ gene encoding spore cortex biosynthesis protein YabQ: MVMNVESQLYSFLVMLYGGIIIAILYDVYKLFRFILRPKRIGTDIGDIIYWILATIVFIFFLYVSNYAEIRFYSFLGLLIGILLYNIFLSPIVMKLLLFFYKVMRNTVIWVYKIGSYPFVAIYKILSVPVRYISRILGIPGKLINNTISHFNIFKRKK, encoded by the coding sequence ATGGTAATGAATGTTGAGAGTCAACTTTATTCTTTTCTTGTCATGTTATATGGTGGCATAATAATCGCTATTTTATACGATGTATATAAATTGTTTAGATTTATACTAAGACCAAAGAGGATTGGAACTGACATAGGGGATATAATATATTGGATATTGGCTACAATCGTATTTATATTTTTTTTGTATGTAAGCAATTATGCTGAAATAAGGTTTTACTCATTTCTTGGACTTTTAATTGGAATACTTTTGTACAACATATTTCTAAGTCCTATTGTGATGAAATTGTTGCTATTTTTTTATAAGGTCATGAGAAATACTGTGATATGGGTATATAAAATTGGGTCATATCCATTTGTTGCTATTTATAAAATTTTATCGGTACCGGTAAGATATATTTCAAGGATACTGGGTATTCCTGGTAAGTTAATCAATAATACAATATCACATTTTAATATTTTTAAGAGAAAAAAATAA